One Pyrus communis chromosome 13, drPyrComm1.1, whole genome shotgun sequence genomic window carries:
- the LOC137712494 gene encoding embryonic protein DC-8-like: MASSKQMEEETAAKAAARLAAHEPTDVNRGVVKEETVRVETTYVTDDLGRPIEFAQRDEKPGVLGSMMKAVTGTLEHAKEAVVGKHHEESQFQEKGREYTTQKGKGTTDAAGGKINKYTGAAADKAKQTAEKAKEKKEAAKGKVGEYADYTAPKAKETKDTAAQKANEAAQKAKETKDTAAQKAKEAKDTTMGKAGDEYTNYAAEKAKEVQDTTVNKAGEYTNYGTEKAREAKDTTLNKAKEAKDTTVNKAGEYTNYAAEKAKEAKDTTINKAGEYTNYAAEKGKEAKDATVETAKETKDYTAEKAKEGKDTTVSKLGQLKDTAAGTAQKAVEYLSGKKEDTKQKAVETAGKTKYMTYETAEKTKEKLSETEEKARRKMEELNKDEDANRAREACEQGTTGRRTIPVVERVEVDVAETRPGDVSRLDEEGKARVEVRIDDEGKVRVERPGKM, from the exons ATGGCGTCGTCCAAGCAAATGGAGGAGGAGACAGCTGCCAAAGCAGCAGCGAGGCTCGCTGCCCATGAACCGACAGACGTTAACAGAGGTGTTGTTAAGGAAGAGACGGTCAGGGTGGAGACTACTTATGTGACTGATGACCTGGGGAGGCCAATAGAGTTTGCGCAGCGCGATGAGAAGCCCGGTGTGCTCGGGTCAATGATGAAGGCGGTGACAGGGACTTTGGAGCATGCCAAGGAAGCTGTGGTGGGGAAACACCACGAAGAAAGTCAGTTTCAAGAGAAGGGCAGGGAGTATACCACCCAGAAGGGGAAAGGGACCACTGATGCAGCCGGGGGGAAGATAAACAAGTATACTGGAGCCGCTGCAGATAAGGCAAAACAAACGGCGGAGAAGGCAAAGGAGAAGAAGGAAGCGGCTAAGGGGAAGGTGGGTGAGTATGCGGATTACACAGCTCCAAAGGCGAAGGAAACTAAGGACACTGCTGCTCAGAAGGCGAACGAGGCGGCTCAAAAAGCAAAGGAGACCAAAGACACAGCTGCTCAGAAGGCAAAGGAGGCGAAGGATACAACAATGGGGAAAGCGGGCGA CGAGTACACTAACTATGCAGCCGAGAAAGCAAAGGAGGTACAGGACACAACTGTGAACAAAGCTGGCGAGTACACCAACTACGGCACAGAGAAGGCAAGGGAGGCCAAGGACACAACATTGAACAAG GCCAAGGAGGCCAAGGATACAACGGTGAACAAAGCTGGTGAATATACCAACTATGCTGCTGAGAAAGCCAAGGAGGCCAAGGACACTACAATCAACAAAGCTGGTGAATATACCAACTATGCGGCTGAGAAAGGCAAAGAGGCTAAGGATGCGACGGTGGAGACGGCTAAGGAAACCAAGGACTATACGGCAGAGAAGGCAAAAGAAGGGAAGGATACTACCGTGAGTAAGTTGGGTCAGCTCAAGGACACCGCTGCTGGCACCGCTCAGAAGGCCGTGGAGTATTTGTCCGGCAAGAAAGAAGACACCAAGCAGAAGGCCGTCGAGACTGCCGGGAAAACAAAATACATGACTTATGAGACTGCAGAGAAAACCAAG GAGAAATTGAGTGAGACTGAGGAGAAAGCGAGGAGAAAGATGGAGGAGTTGAACAAGGATGAAGATGCTAACAGGGCACGTGAGGCATGTGAGCAAGGGACTACGGGGAGAAGGACAATTCCCGTTGTGGAGAGGGTGGAGGTTGACGTTGCGGAGACGAGGCCTGGTGACGTGAGTCGTTTGGACGAGGAGGGGAAAGCGCGAGTGGAAGTCCGCATCGACGACGAGGGCAAAGTGCGCGTGGAGCGCCCTGGCAAAATGTGA